The following are encoded together in the Acidovorax sp. KKS102 genome:
- the pdxA gene encoding 4-hydroxythreonine-4-phosphate dehydrogenase PdxA, whose product MQPIAITQGDPAGIGPEIVAKAFRDAPDALRHCFVVGDLATVRRAAGVITRPGVPGVPVAQIGTPGEAADAPPRCIPVLQLPGIPGAQPWGEISAAAGRAAADSVIWAARAALRGEVAALVTAPLHKEALSAAGVDFPGHTELLQAEAAAHQGVSLAQMPVRMMLANDELRTVLVSIHVSLRDAIAAVTQDNVLQTLHITHAALQRSLGRVPRIGVAGLNPHAGEGGLFGREELEVIVPAIAAARGAGLDVHGPFAPDTVFMRARSTPQRAGEFDVVIAMYHDQGLIPVKYLGVEKGVNVTLGLPLVRTSPDHGTAFDIAGQGIADASSLIEAVRMARTLCG is encoded by the coding sequence ATGCAACCCATCGCCATCACCCAGGGAGACCCCGCCGGCATCGGCCCCGAGATCGTGGCCAAGGCTTTTCGGGATGCGCCCGATGCGCTGCGCCATTGTTTTGTCGTCGGTGACTTGGCCACTGTGCGCCGCGCTGCGGGCGTCATCACACGCCCCGGCGTGCCCGGTGTGCCCGTGGCCCAGATCGGGACCCCGGGCGAAGCGGCGGACGCTCCGCCCCGCTGCATCCCGGTGCTGCAACTGCCCGGTATCCCGGGGGCCCAGCCTTGGGGCGAGATCAGCGCCGCCGCGGGCCGCGCTGCGGCGGACAGCGTGATCTGGGCGGCGCGTGCCGCGTTGCGGGGGGAGGTGGCGGCGCTGGTGACGGCACCCTTGCACAAGGAGGCGTTGTCCGCGGCCGGCGTGGACTTTCCGGGGCACACGGAGCTGTTGCAGGCAGAGGCCGCCGCGCACCAGGGCGTGTCGCTGGCCCAGATGCCGGTGCGCATGATGCTGGCCAATGACGAGCTGCGCACCGTGCTCGTCAGCATCCATGTGTCGCTGCGCGACGCGATTGCGGCCGTGACACAAGACAACGTGCTGCAGACGCTGCACATCACCCACGCGGCCTTGCAGCGCAGCCTGGGCCGCGTGCCGCGCATCGGTGTGGCGGGGCTCAATCCCCATGCGGGCGAGGGCGGGCTGTTCGGCCGCGAAGAGCTGGAGGTGATCGTTCCGGCCATTGCCGCCGCGCGTGGCGCGGGGCTGGACGTGCACGGTCCGTTTGCGCCTGACACGGTGTTCATGCGCGCGCGCAGCACGCCGCAGCGCGCGGGCGAGTTCGATGTGGTGATTGCCATGTACCACGACCAGGGTCTGATCCCGGTGAAGTACCTGGGGGTGGAAAAGGGCGTGAACGTGACTCTGGGCCTGCCCCTGGTGCGCACCAGCCCCGACCATGGCACGGCGTTTGACATTGCGGGGCAGGGCATTGCAGACGCCTCCAGCCTGATCGAGGCGGTGCGCATGGCGCGGACGCTGTGCGGGTGA
- the mscL gene encoding large conductance mechanosensitive channel protein MscL yields the protein MGMMQEFREFAVKGNVIDLAVGVIIGGAFGKIVDSVVADLIMPVVGLVFGKLDFSNLFIVLGTVPPGTGTTLDALKKAGVPVFAYGNFLTVAVNFVILAFIIFMMIKQINRLKREAPPAPAAPVAPPEDIVLLREIRDSLKK from the coding sequence ATGGGGATGATGCAAGAGTTCAGGGAGTTCGCGGTCAAGGGCAATGTGATTGACCTCGCGGTGGGCGTCATCATTGGCGGCGCCTTTGGCAAGATCGTGGATTCGGTGGTAGCGGACCTGATCATGCCCGTGGTAGGGCTGGTCTTTGGCAAGCTCGATTTCTCCAACCTGTTCATCGTGCTGGGCACCGTGCCCCCGGGCACGGGCACCACGCTCGATGCCCTCAAAAAAGCGGGCGTACCTGTGTTTGCCTATGGCAACTTCCTGACCGTGGCGGTCAACTTTGTGATCCTGGCGTTCATCATCTTCATGATGATCAAGCAGATCAACCGCCTCAAGCGCGAAGCCCCTCCCGCCCCCGCCGCACCGGTGGCGCCCCCCGAAGACATCGTGCTGCTGCGCGAAATCCGCGACAGCCTGAAGAAGTAG
- the petA gene encoding ubiquinol-cytochrome c reductase iron-sulfur subunit produces MSDTPIDSSKRTWIITSACAGAVGGVATAVPFVSTFQPSERAKAAGAAVEVDISALKPGEKVTVEWRGKPVWIIKRTPEQLAELPKLDGQLADPKSERKPSELTPEYARNEARSIKPEIFVGVGICSHLGCSPSDKFQPGAQPSLPDDWKGGFLCPCHGSTFDMAGRVFKNKPAPDNLEVPPHMYLSDTRLLIGEDKKA; encoded by the coding sequence ATGAGTGACACTCCAATCGACTCCAGCAAGCGGACGTGGATCATCACGTCAGCATGTGCTGGTGCGGTGGGCGGCGTGGCAACCGCCGTTCCTTTCGTGAGTACTTTCCAGCCCTCAGAGCGTGCCAAGGCCGCTGGTGCTGCTGTCGAGGTGGATATCTCCGCCCTCAAACCTGGAGAAAAGGTCACTGTGGAGTGGCGCGGCAAGCCCGTCTGGATCATCAAGCGCACGCCGGAGCAACTGGCAGAGCTGCCCAAGCTCGACGGCCAGCTCGCCGATCCCAAGTCGGAGCGCAAGCCCTCTGAACTCACGCCTGAGTACGCCCGCAACGAGGCGCGTTCGATCAAGCCAGAAATTTTTGTGGGTGTGGGCATTTGCTCGCACTTGGGTTGCTCGCCGTCGGACAAGTTCCAGCCCGGTGCACAACCTTCGCTGCCCGATGACTGGAAGGGCGGCTTCCTGTGCCCTTGCCACGGCTCCACGTTCGACATGGCGGGCCGCGTCTTCAAGAACAAGCCAGCACCCGACAACCTTGAGGTGCCTCCGCACATGTACCTGTCCGATACGCGCCTGCTGATCGGTGAAGACAAGAAGGCTTGA
- a CDS encoding cytochrome bc complex cytochrome b subunit, translating to MAHEFKEISPNASAGAKVTNWFENRFPTAFDAYKVHMSEYYAPKNFNFWYIFGSLALVVLVIQIVTGIFLVMHYKPDANLAFASVEYIMRDVPWGWLIRYMHSTGASAFFVVVYLHMFRGLIYGSYRKPRELVWIFGCAIFLCLMAEAFMGYLLPWGQMSYWGAQVIVNLFAAIPFIGPDLALLIRGDYVVGDATLNRFFSFHVIAVPLVLLGLVVAHLLALHDVGSNNPDGVEIKGPKAPKDANGKPLDGVPFHPYYTVHDIFALSMFLMAFTAVVFFAPEFGGYFLEYNNFIPADPLKTPAHIAPVWYFTPFYSMLRAITTEMMYVLVLCVVAGAGFGVLKAKLPSFVKAGIAGAAVVVIAMMLSIDAKFWGVVVMGGAVIILFFLPWLDHSPVKSIRYRPDWHKYLYGVFVIIFLILGYLGVQPPSPIGERVSQVGTLFYFGFFLLMPWWSRIGETKPVPDRVTFVAH from the coding sequence ATGGCCCACGAATTCAAAGAAATCTCGCCGAACGCCTCCGCAGGCGCCAAGGTCACCAACTGGTTCGAGAACCGGTTCCCGACGGCCTTTGACGCCTACAAGGTGCACATGTCGGAGTACTACGCTCCGAAGAACTTCAACTTCTGGTACATCTTCGGCTCGCTGGCGCTGGTCGTGCTGGTGATCCAGATCGTGACCGGCATCTTCCTGGTCATGCACTACAAGCCGGACGCCAACCTGGCGTTCGCGTCGGTCGAGTACATCATGCGCGATGTGCCCTGGGGCTGGCTGATCCGTTACATGCACTCCACGGGCGCTTCGGCGTTCTTTGTGGTGGTGTACCTGCACATGTTCCGTGGCCTCATCTACGGCAGCTACCGCAAGCCCCGCGAGCTGGTCTGGATCTTCGGCTGCGCGATCTTCCTGTGCCTGATGGCCGAAGCCTTCATGGGTTACCTGCTGCCCTGGGGACAGATGTCCTACTGGGGCGCCCAGGTGATCGTGAACCTGTTCGCAGCCATCCCCTTCATTGGTCCTGATCTGGCTCTGCTGATCCGTGGCGACTATGTGGTGGGCGATGCGACGCTGAATCGCTTCTTCAGCTTCCACGTGATTGCCGTGCCCCTGGTGCTGCTGGGCCTTGTGGTGGCGCACTTGCTGGCGCTGCACGACGTGGGCTCCAACAACCCCGATGGTGTGGAAATCAAGGGCCCCAAGGCTCCCAAGGACGCCAATGGCAAGCCGCTCGATGGCGTGCCCTTCCACCCCTACTACACGGTGCATGACATCTTCGCGTTGAGCATGTTCCTGATGGCATTCACGGCCGTGGTGTTCTTTGCTCCTGAGTTCGGTGGTTACTTCCTCGAATACAACAACTTCATCCCGGCCGATCCGCTAAAGACCCCTGCACACATTGCTCCGGTCTGGTACTTCACGCCGTTCTATTCGATGCTGCGTGCCATCACCACCGAGATGATGTACGTGCTCGTTCTGTGTGTGGTCGCTGGTGCGGGCTTTGGGGTGCTCAAGGCCAAGCTGCCCAGCTTCGTGAAGGCGGGTATCGCCGGTGCGGCCGTGGTGGTCATCGCCATGATGCTGTCCATCGATGCCAAGTTCTGGGGCGTGGTGGTCATGGGTGGTGCTGTGATCATCCTGTTCTTCCTGCCCTGGCTGGATCACAGCCCTGTCAAGTCGATCCGCTACCGCCCTGACTGGCACAAGTACCTGTACGGCGTGTTCGTGATCATCTTCCTGATTCTGGGCTACCTGGGTGTTCAGCCACCATCGCCGATCGGCGAGCGTGTGTCGCAAGTCGGAACGCTGTTCTACTTCGGCTTCTTCCTGCTGATGCCCTGGTGGAGCCGCATCGGTGAAACCAAGCCCGTGCCTGACCGCGTGACCTTTGTGGCGCACTGA
- a CDS encoding cytochrome c1 → MKKIILTLIAAVGLVAGAAHAAGADTIAWDKAPNKTNDLASLQNGAKIFVNYCLSCHSAAFMRFNRLRDIGLTEQQIKDNLLFTTDKVGETMKASIDPKQAKEWFGANPPDLTVIARSRAGHGGTGADYLYTFLRTFYRDDTKATGWNNLAFPSVGMPHVLWQMQGERRPVFEEHESHGHKTQVFKGWEQITPGTMTPLQFDQNIGDLVNYLQWMGEPAQNIRWRVGVWVLIFLGVFTVIAWRLNAAFWKDVK, encoded by the coding sequence ATGAAGAAAATCATCCTCACGTTGATCGCCGCTGTGGGTCTTGTCGCCGGTGCTGCCCATGCGGCAGGCGCTGACACCATCGCCTGGGACAAGGCGCCCAACAAGACCAACGACCTGGCCTCGCTGCAAAACGGCGCCAAGATATTCGTCAACTACTGCCTCAGCTGCCACTCTGCTGCGTTCATGCGGTTCAACCGCCTGCGCGACATTGGCCTGACGGAGCAGCAGATCAAGGACAACCTGCTGTTCACCACCGACAAGGTGGGCGAGACCATGAAGGCGTCGATCGACCCCAAGCAGGCCAAGGAATGGTTTGGGGCCAACCCGCCCGACCTCACCGTGATCGCACGCTCGCGTGCAGGCCACGGCGGTACGGGTGCTGACTATCTGTACACCTTCCTGCGTACCTTCTACCGCGACGACACCAAGGCCACGGGCTGGAACAACCTGGCTTTCCCCAGCGTGGGCATGCCCCATGTGCTGTGGCAAATGCAAGGCGAACGTCGTCCCGTGTTTGAAGAGCACGAGAGCCATGGCCACAAGACCCAGGTGTTCAAGGGCTGGGAGCAGATCACTCCCGGCACGATGACGCCGCTGCAGTTCGACCAGAACATTGGCGACTTGGTGAACTACCTGCAGTGGATGGGTGAGCCCGCACAAAACATCCGGTGGCGCGTCGGCGTCTGGGTACTGATTTTCCTGGGCGTGTTCACCGTCATCGCCTGGCGCCTGAACGCCGCGTTCTGGAAGGACGTCAAGTAA
- a CDS encoding glutathione S-transferase N-terminal domain-containing protein, with product MMVLYSGTTCPFSHRCRFVLFEKGMDFEIRDVDLYNKPEDISVMNPYGQVPILVERDLILYESNIINEYIDERFPHPQLMPGDPVDRARVRLFLLNFEKELFVHVNTLESRATKGNEKALEKARAHIRDRLTQLAPVFLKNKYMLGDNFSMLDVAIAPLLWRLDYYGIDLSKNAAPLLKYAERIFSRPAYIEALTPSEKVMRK from the coding sequence ATGATGGTGCTTTATTCGGGTACGACCTGTCCCTTCTCCCACCGCTGCCGTTTTGTCCTGTTTGAAAAGGGCATGGACTTTGAAATCCGCGATGTGGACCTGTACAACAAGCCCGAAGACATCAGCGTGATGAACCCGTACGGCCAGGTGCCCATCCTGGTCGAGCGCGACCTGATCCTGTACGAGTCGAACATCATCAATGAGTACATCGATGAGCGTTTTCCTCACCCCCAACTGATGCCCGGTGACCCGGTGGATCGCGCCCGCGTGCGCCTGTTCCTGCTCAACTTCGAGAAGGAACTGTTCGTGCACGTGAACACGCTCGAATCGCGCGCTACCAAGGGCAATGAAAAGGCGCTGGAAAAGGCCCGCGCGCACATTCGCGACCGCCTGACGCAGCTGGCCCCCGTATTCCTCAAGAACAAATACATGCTGGGCGACAACTTCTCGATGCTGGATGTGGCCATTGCACCGCTGCTGTGGCGCCTCGACTACTACGGCATTGACCTGTCCAAGAATGCGGCTCCGCTGCTCAAGTACGCAGAGCGCATCTTCTCGCGCCCGGCCTACATCGAAGCGCTGACGCCGTCCGAAAAGGTCATGCGCAAGTAA
- a CDS encoding ClpXP protease specificity-enhancing factor — protein sequence MTAQESTSTRPYLIRALYEWCTDNGLTPYVAVRVDDSVQVPREYVKDGEIVLNISFDATSALQLGNEFIEFKARFGGKPREILVPVGRVIAIYARENGQGMAFPPPVDLLSSAEGAPAALSSAGAPAAAPAEEASAAAAEDRVVQLVGVEDGHKDDGGDAPRPPPSQGGARPSLKRIK from the coding sequence ATGACCGCACAGGAATCGACCTCCACGCGCCCCTATCTCATTCGTGCACTCTACGAATGGTGCACCGACAACGGGCTGACGCCTTATGTGGCGGTGCGTGTGGACGATTCCGTGCAGGTTCCGCGCGAGTACGTGAAGGACGGTGAAATCGTTCTGAACATCAGCTTTGATGCCACCAGCGCGTTGCAGCTGGGCAATGAATTCATCGAATTCAAAGCCCGATTTGGCGGCAAGCCCCGCGAAATCCTGGTGCCTGTGGGCCGTGTGATTGCCATCTATGCCCGCGAGAACGGTCAAGGCATGGCGTTTCCGCCCCCGGTGGATCTGCTGTCTTCTGCAGAAGGGGCTCCGGCAGCACTGTCTTCGGCGGGCGCTCCTGCTGCCGCGCCAGCGGAGGAGGCGTCGGCCGCAGCCGCGGAAGATCGCGTTGTGCAACTGGTGGGGGTGGAAGACGGTCACAAGGACGATGGGGGCGATGCGCCCCGGCCTCCGCCTTCTCAGGGTGGCGCGCGTCCCTCGCTGAAGCGCATCAAATAA
- a CDS encoding M23 family metallopeptidase, with protein sequence MHLIITDARLARSRAIHLSGTRLVLAGLAVSLCLMVVAAGLYHWVFLKGAREGWPIVGSLVRLVVKDEFAERDRFMRANLDAMARRVGEMQARMVQLESLGDRVLGLAGMAPADIPKQDARGGALVSARNLSMEELQATLDDLERLTNQRVDLMTVLESRLFDQHIRKKMIPTHAPVTGRVAGSGFGWRVDPITGQSALHTGLDFQADTGTPILAAAGGVVVTQEYHPAYGNMIEVDHGNQLVTRYAHASRVLVKQGDIVRRGQKIAEIGTTGRSTGPHLHFEVLVQGVFQDPQKFLNAGGTATGAQVAAVQPSPLAGLRATPATGR encoded by the coding sequence GTGCATTTGATTATCACGGACGCCAGGCTGGCGCGCAGCCGGGCCATTCATTTGTCTGGCACACGCCTGGTACTGGCAGGGCTTGCGGTATCGCTTTGCTTGATGGTGGTGGCGGCAGGGCTGTACCACTGGGTGTTTCTGAAAGGCGCGCGTGAGGGCTGGCCCATTGTGGGCTCGCTGGTGCGTTTGGTGGTGAAGGACGAGTTTGCGGAGCGTGACCGTTTCATGCGCGCCAACCTGGACGCCATGGCCCGGCGCGTGGGTGAAATGCAGGCGCGCATGGTGCAGCTGGAGTCCCTGGGGGACCGTGTGCTGGGCTTGGCAGGCATGGCCCCTGCGGACATCCCGAAACAGGATGCGCGCGGCGGTGCCTTGGTGAGCGCTCGCAATCTGTCGATGGAAGAATTGCAGGCCACGCTGGACGATCTGGAACGCCTGACCAACCAGCGTGTGGATCTGATGACGGTGCTGGAGTCCCGTCTGTTTGATCAGCACATCCGCAAGAAGATGATCCCGACCCATGCGCCCGTCACGGGGCGCGTGGCAGGTTCGGGATTTGGCTGGCGCGTCGACCCCATCACAGGGCAGTCGGCCTTGCACACGGGGCTGGATTTCCAGGCAGATACCGGCACGCCCATCTTGGCGGCCGCCGGGGGCGTGGTCGTGACCCAGGAATACCACCCCGCTTACGGCAACATGATCGAGGTAGACCATGGCAACCAACTGGTGACACGCTACGCCCATGCCTCGCGCGTACTGGTCAAACAAGGCGATATCGTGCGTCGCGGGCAAAAGATTGCAGAGATTGGCACCACCGGTCGCTCCACGGGCCCCCATCTGCACTTTGAGGTGCTGGTGCAGGGGGTTTTCCAGGATCCTCAGAAGTTTCTGAATGCGGGCGGTACAGCCACCGGGGCGCAGGTCGCCGCCGTTCAGCCCTCGCCGTTGGCGGGGCTGCGGGCTACCCCTGCAACGGGCAGGTAA